aaacctaggctctgataccaaactgacacaccccaaccgagatcaaggcatgctggccatcacgtgagagtcacgtagccatgtgcacagtgcagaagcaataaagataagaattatacgaataattaaaaactgaattactagagtgcactactaaacagagagtgataggagttagttacaacagtaaacactcctatTTAAAGCataaaagtctaggtgcagtccagtagaaCAAGTAGTAGTTATACAGTatcaggaatgtcctactattatttagataagtcagaactgccgacgtcctTAAGCCACCAACAAcgagcttacttaaaacctggagggacgcaaaatagaaaacgtgagtgggcaaaaacaaatattttataaaatcattttctttatcaacatatctaacccttcgctgtaaaacatgtataatttttcccagaatcagaacATAAGCAtagacataatatatatatatatatatatgaaatcatatcaattaaattcatgcttcacataatcatattcaaatatataccatgccaatatataacagagtaagcaattctgGTAAGAATAATATCAtggaaatatgatatgttagccggaacccctgtggtagtatgtacggctgaattcatagctctaaGTCAATTTAGttggagtcactacaatgacctatacggcaatatactgcacataagtcggaaccactaaaaaggtctgtaggacaagattgggtgtaatatagttatgcttaattttactctctcataatagccgggcgataaatcgctagtcacttacgagtcggaaccataattaaggtctgtatgacaagtctgtgcacttaagttggatccaatatgagcatatagtgcggaaagtgacataaataaacaggcctgtacttcatatctctggttaaatcacaatcaccctaggtgcagttttatgagctcaacatcaaTCCATCACATaccacatcatcgatgattcacatagccaaatataacttacctgaacttacctgtgcctccatagcaccacatttatatgtatatgtaacCATGAAATGCGTATTCATAATATGCATTTGGCATAAAATTTCAAACCATACTTTCCTTAAatatgcatttctgggaaatatatcaagtatataaatatatactgaaaacaaaagcctactcactggtatgtcgaagggttgtagcccccgagtcgcccgtggatacgctcgtcctcgggataagtctacctatatgcgaaattactataaaaacgttattttaaagcacatagacaaaactagctaataacttctcatacattgctcaattttggtatttgaatataccaacgtgacctaTACAACCTCATGAACATtgtgatatttttaaaataatttttttgtggcTCACGTGCCTTCactgacggattccctaactgtcattagggaatattccattaaaatcTAACAGATTCCGTTAAAACTGATTGATGACGTCAGCATATTCCGTCCAAACTGACAAAATATGCCGTCATCTTCTCTGGCGACcggcgactcgccggaaaactgggtaaaactttaaaacgtCTATTCTCGCtcgtttcttaaccatttttcatgaaatttgtaccagaATGAAGCTAGGGACATCCACAATCACATTATAACAGTTTTAAGACCTAAAAACTGCTACATTTTTCCTAGGGAAAGTTCGATAGTTTGACTTACCTAGAATAGCTTCGATCTCGGCCTTCCGACGTCCATTTCCTTCCAACGAAGTACCCTgagactcgtgaggacctccttaagcttcctgtgagcttgaaatttccaaaaacacaagatttaacgtttgcatgaacagtaccccTAATTGGGGTTATGATTTCGACGTGAAGACAAAGCTgtccttacctgaaaatggtctAGATGTGTTCCGGAGCTTGCAAGGAGCACGATGGTACCTTCAACGTCCTCGATCTATGAAGTTTGAATGGGTTTGGTGTTTGTCCGTACACAAtgctgagagggagagagatagagtctgagagatggagagatagcacgggagagaagagagagaaaggggtatggatgtgtgtgtggtccaaaaataCGCACCAATCAAATTTGTTTAATCCTTTTGTTCTAATTGGGTTCAATTAGTTAGGAATAGAACTAATTGACCCAATTCCTTAACCCAAAACACAAATACACATCCAACGCTTAAGGGTAAATCTGTCTTTTCACAACCACAATAAATAATTCTcaagacgggctgtgacaaaaaCCCATTTGCGGGACAAAAAATATTCTCCCCTAAAATAGTGGTTCGTCTCATAACACGTGCGGCCATGGGCATCCGTTAGGCAACTAAACCTTTCTTGACGACACCATTGGTGAACGGTCCATCAGGCAAGTCGGTGTTGACCAAAGTAATTCGACGAACATCTATTACCCGACAAAAATCTTTCCTCgggtaaaacttaaattttttgttcaaaatatataaccttaaaaaaaaaaatcttttgccTGATGACTTCTGTGGTCGGGCAagatttatttaatattaaaaagtaaatatttttaatttatttaaaactaaatttattatattaaaattataatattaaacaaatttatttcattaataaaaaaaagggttatTATCTCGTGAATCAATATTGAATGAACACAGAGGTTCGCCATAAACATGTTTTTAACCCTCTTTCTTCCACCAAGATTAATGCTAATGTCAATGCGGTGGGCatctattgaaaaaaaaattgtaaataattTCTATTAATTCCAAACttctccaaatattttttatattccATACAAGTATATAATATACACAAAATTTATATTTCCTGGaaaatgtaatatatatatataaaacaatatattttatactaatatacaaataaaaaaaaccaaaaccatacCGCCACGAAGAAATGgggagaaagaaaaagacagaCCTAATGAAAGAAGTAGTGGTTTTCCCAACGGAATGGTTCATCGGACAACCACTAGGACCTCGTGGAGTAAAGGTTCTACCACTGTTTTTTAACACGTCATCGTCATCATTTGCCCAACAATCCGAAATTGTAAGCCGACGAAAGTGGTCATAGGGCAAAGGTTACTTAGCCGAGAACTAGGTGTTCGTCCTACAAACATCAATGCATTGCgcgccattttttttctttcggagTCAAAAGCTTGCTCGACGGATAATTTCTTGCCCTACGAATTCTGTCTATCTTGGAAAGGTTTTCAGCAACCTCTAATTGTTGACCGGATTTGCCCTACGAATTGAGGATTTCATCGAGAAAAGGTTGTTTAACCAATGAAATCTTGTTTGACAGGTAAGTTTTCGTAGGACAAGCCCTATTTTATAGTAGTAGATTAAGATGACGTATGTTCTAGTTGAATACAAATGACACATAAATTGGATACACATCATTTATTTCCTTTGTCTCTAAAAGTCAAAAACGCTTTTATCTTATATAATCGACTAAAAAGAGGTACATGCAAGTTACATATAATCGATGCGTACATCAATTTTTGACAATAGCTATATCCACTACCATCACCAAGTACATGTCACACTGCAACATCTAAAGAGAAGGACCTTTTGTTTCTAATTGGATCATACCACTCCTATTATTGCCATCACCACCATGATCGACTTGGGTTTTGGTTTCGAGCAGTGCATTGACTTCTTTCCACTTATGAAACTTGCCAAACAAGACCTCCATATCTTCTAGGGTTCTACCTTGTGTTTCCGGAAGCATCGTATAGAAGAACACCCATGCAACAGTAGCAATTCCCGCGTAAAAAAAGAAGGCTCCGCCCATCGTGATGGCCTTATACAATGAAATAAACGTCATTGAGAGGACCCCACTCACAACCCTATTCATCGCCACTCCGATACTGCATCCTTGAGCGCGTAGCCTCAACGGAAAGATCTCAGAGCTATAAACCCACGTGATGGGCCCCAACCCGATAGAAAAGAACGCAGCGTACGCTAATACCATGGTCAAGCACAATGCGGTAGTCCACGTCATCTTAGCCCCTTGGTGCCGATCGATGATCGTAAGGCCCACAGCGAGAGATCCGAGGGACAATACCATCCCGGCCACACTGGTTAGAAGCAGCGGACGCCGTCCGATCCGATCAATCAAAAACATGGCGACCAGGATAAAAATGGTCTTGGCCAATCCAACGGCTACAGTGCAGAGTAGCTTGTGGTCGGAGTTGGTTATCCCAGCCTCCTCAAAGATTCTTGGGCTGTACAGAACGACGGCGTCGATACCCGAGGCCTGCTGAAAGAAGTGGATACCGACGGCGCAGATTAAAATGTGACGAACCGCCGGCGTTGGACGGAGGAACAACTCTTTCCAGACATCTTGGCCTTGGCTGCGTTTGACGACCTGAACGACGTCGTCGGTGCAGTACTCTGGGATTCCTGCAGCTTCCTTGATGTCTCCTAACCGAAGCAGGGACTCCTCTTTGGAGTCTGAGGTTTTGTTGAGAACACGTGTCGCGTCCCCGAGCCGTCCTTGCATGACGAGCCAGCGCGGCGACTCCGGCATGGCTAAGACGCCGACGCCGAGAATAACGGAGGGGACTGCGCCGATGCCGAGCATGAGCCGCCACCCTAAGTGAGTTGGAAGCTTCGAGAACGCATAGTTGGACACGTAGCCCAACAGTATCCCTATATTGACAAAGACCTAGTATACATTCACACAAATCAATTAGTAAAAACATAATCAATTCAtactaaaaacaaaatcaattcatatttgTATATTCCAAAACTGCTTTTCTTTAACTAATAATGAATTGAAGCTTTTCAAAGTgatttttgcatttttattttattttttataaatattttaatcaTCTATTACgtaatttgatttttaaatatattcaattcacatgttaaaaaaatatgagtGCACTAGAGAAAAAAAGTGCAAAAAAGTCTTTGTCCAAAGTTATCTTTTTATACCTATCCAACATTTTCTCGTACAAatgttaacctttttttttttttaaatttatttttttggaggaaaagaaaaagaaaatccttAAAATCACACAAAAGAATAACTCCGACATATCGAAAATACTTAGTTGTTTGGTATTCttcttaaattcaattttttgttttaaaactaaTGAGTATTAAGTAATTTAGCTACATTCATcattttttaaaatgacaaaattaaaagCAAGAAGGATACCAAACATGCCCTTATATCTTTTACGATGATTTTCCTTAAAGTGTTCAAGGTGAATGGTTGTATTAGGTCTCGCCGACATTCTACCTGTGGTTTGGGTTATGAACTTGTGATAAGCTCTAGTTATGGCTGTTTCGCTTCAGGCAAAATAATACAGCTGTTATGGATGCATATAAACCAACCTCTGGGAAAGATGTGAGGAACCCACGAGATGACGCTGGCGAGACCTCGGCGGTATAGACAGGAGCGATCATGAGGGCATACCCGATGCCTATCCCAGCCACAAACCGGCCTACCATTAGAAAGACATAGTTTGTGGCGAATCCCATAAGAAGAGCTCCCGTGAAGAAAATGGCCCCAGCGAGGAC
This genomic interval from Malus domestica chromosome 05, GDT2T_hap1 contains the following:
- the LOC103455222 gene encoding putative polyol transporter 1, which encodes MAGRRAEDNAVSQQPGSRGLSEFDSPKKPKRNKYAFACAILASMTSILLGYDIGVMSGAAIYIKEDLKISDVEIEILLGIINVYSLIGSAAAGRTSDRIGRRYTIVLAGAIFFTGALLMGFATNYVFLMVGRFVAGIGIGYALMIAPVYTAEVSPASSRGFLTSFPEVFVNIGILLGYVSNYAFSKLPTHLGWRLMLGIGAVPSVILGVGVLAMPESPRWLVMQGRLGDATRVLNKTSDSKEESLLRLGDIKEAAGIPEYCTDDVVQVVKRSQGQDVWKELFLRPTPAVRHILICAVGIHFFQQASGIDAVVLYSPRIFEEAGITNSDHKLLCTVAVGLAKTIFILVAMFLIDRIGRRPLLLTSVAGMVLSLGSLAVGLTIIDRHQGAKMTWTTALCLTMVLAYAAFFSIGLGPITWVYSSEIFPLRLRAQGCSIGVAMNRVVSGVLSMTFISLYKAITMGGAFFFYAGIATVAWVFFYTMLPETQGRTLEDMEVLFGKFHKWKEVNALLETKTQVDHGGDGNNRSGMIQLETKGPSL